The following are encoded in a window of Microbispora sp. ZYX-F-249 genomic DNA:
- a CDS encoding DUF6247 family protein, with the protein MTAEPHELIRVRTPEQIVESLEADRTPRNIRACLPPYDREYFDRDYRRAMVKATEELDLAPVHALLAHWWHMARMKATGEYEAVLERGARMQEQIERGEHVPSRPLREVLAGRASVLGVILKSLNAHGRHQRAGRREDRRPPCTSAGD; encoded by the coding sequence ATGACCGCCGAGCCACACGAGCTGATCCGTGTCCGGACGCCTGAACAGATCGTGGAGTCCCTGGAGGCCGATCGGACTCCACGCAACATTCGTGCGTGCCTGCCTCCTTACGACCGCGAGTACTTCGATAGGGACTATCGGCGGGCCATGGTCAAGGCCACCGAGGAGCTGGACCTCGCGCCGGTGCACGCTCTACTCGCCCATTGGTGGCACATGGCCAGGATGAAGGCGACTGGGGAGTACGAGGCGGTCCTGGAACGCGGCGCTCGTATGCAAGAGCAGATCGAACGTGGCGAGCATGTTCCGAGCAGACCGTTGCGGGAGGTTCTTGCCGGACGGGCATCCGTGCTCGGCGTGATACTTAAATCTTTGAATGCACATGGTCGGCATCAGCGAGCAGGTAGACGAGAAGATCGCCGCCCTCCCTGCACAAGCGCTGGGGACTGA